The sequence TTAAAACTCTatatactattgggacacttatgttttatttatgcactggactgttgttattgttgagaagtgctgaaatttgtggaacaatttgtagtttgtgggaggaataaggggatgaatttttgaagtgtgttttcagtgcaggtaatttttggttagtcctacccttaggggaggtgctgccggattttccgttggaaggttcggtagtatttccctgggatcagcgcttgtctagggttccggggaaggaattctggacgagtcctgacatGCAAGGTAATAACAGGCTATCTTATCGGTGTCTAACCCCATATTACTCGGATGTAAAATGGTGATGGTTAAATATAAAGTAGAAATTTTCTTAACAACTAAGGCTTTTTCAGAGTTGTTAACCTTAGGGTTTgaaaaaattttggaatcaaacGTGCTTTGATGGAAGTAATCTTAGGATGAATGACATCTTCCTAAATGTTAACAAAAACACTATACCATCTGGAGTGTGGTGGGAAAAGTGGAGGTAATACATAAAATGAAGGTAAAGCAAAAGAATGGTAGGACATTACAGATGGTTTATAGCTTTTATCCAACCTGCAATGTGCCAGCAAGAATGTTGCGCCTCATATGGGATTGGATTTTGACGAACATAGGTAACCTAGTATCATGCTACCAGAATAAGTGCAGGCGAGTACGAGACACTAACAAGTTACCTTATTGGCCAACGCTACTTAGTATCTAATCTTATAACACTTATTTGGGATGCTAGATCCCAAGAAAATTGAATTGTGATGACTAAAAGTGAATTGGTATGATGCTGCTAGGGTAAGTATGGTGGTTGTAAACACTAACAAATTACCTTATTAGCAAAAGTTACATGATGTTCAATTCCACATTGTTAGGGTGTAAAACTATGACAGTTTAAATGTAAAGTAGTTATTCTCTTGACAACAATACTTTTTTAGAATTGTTaaccttgaggttcaaaaaaaCTTTATGGTTAAGTAGTAATTAACTTTAGGATGAGATAGAACTTTATGATTAAGCATGCGTCAATGAGAGCAATACTAGTACTTCATGGAAGTttgaacaaaaatacaataccGTCTAAAATGCAGTAGCTAAATTAGAGATAATATTAGTAGATAAGAGGATGACAGAGTATTACAATTAATATGTGGATTTGCCTAATgctactttttcttcttcttttttttttttttttctttttcttatagaAAGTTTAATATTTGCTCGAGCATGTTaaacaaagttttaaaaattgtgaTATCACTAGAAAACTATGAaaagttatttttcaaaataataaaaaagaaattaaaagtcatgtacaaaaactataatatatatatatatatatatgtataattaattttcaaagaaaacatTATTCATTATAGGAGTAAAAACCAACACAGAATCGAATGATttgtaaaaattttgtttaaaaaaaataaaaataaaaaaaaacactttttaagTATGTATCAAAGGATccatcaaagaaaaaaagtacGTATCAAAGAACATTTTTGGAAGGGAAAAAAGGTAAACATGAAGCAAAGAATGTATTGCAATTCTTTTgaactctttttaatttttttaaaatatgttttggTAAGAATTGTTTGGTACTTCGtagactttttttaaaatttttgtagcCATggtatagaatttattatttttcaaaagaaaaatatttcttacGTAACTAtagaaaacaatttattttaaagaatctatctaattaaaataatatttaaagcatcaataaatagattaaaaaaaaaaaaagaaaattggaagaataaaggaagaaaGAATCTTAACCATTGCCACATGTTAGATTACAAAAAGGAAAGGTGAGGTATGGAAATTGGTAACCGTGAAGGGAGCTTCACAAAtaatctagaaaaaaaaaaaaggttatttttggcattataaaaataaaaataaataatcaattgatGACATTGACAATAAAGTTTCATTCACAAGGTTGGCGGATTGAAAATGCAGACGAAATGCAAATGAGTGACATTTGTGATTAGGCAGCGTGGCACAGGACCAAAAATGTCAATTTTGTATCAAATTTCAATGTAAGCATTTGATTACAGAGCTTAAAAATCCAGTTGGGATTATAATTATAATGGAACATCAGACTTGCCGTTGATACTATAAAATTCAACAACAATCATTAAGTAGGTTGATtccttattcaccaaaaaaaggaaGGTTgattcctttattattattattattattattattattaaaaaaaatggtaaaaaaaaaaaaaaaaaaaaaaaaaaaaaaaaaaagcatagctAGGACAGGATAGGAGCTTCCACACTCTTCTTTTTCCTTGTATACTACAGGTTAATGCCTTCATTATAGCAATTTGCAGAATCATATATATGTTAGAAATTGATCGGAATTCCATAGATCCAGAACATCAATATCCACTCCCTGTTTTAAATGGAATCACGAAGATTAACAaacaagcaaattaaaaaagaacTAGTGCGGATAAGTAACATAGGTTacatacaaaaacaaaagtgtatAGAATGAACTATGCACAACCAAGTAAGAAATCCTGCATCTAATAAATCTAATCTAAATTCTCAAGACTCAAGCAGGAGGGGCACGAATGAGAGGAGGAGCATAGCCATAGGAAACGAAAGGAAGGTTGCGAAGTATCAGAAAACGAACTCGACCTGGAAAAGGCGCCGATTGGAACATATGCTCCAGCATCCTCGCTAGCAAAGCCGTATATTCCTCCAGTAGTTCCGCCATTATTGCCACCAGTATCATCTGATCTCCTTCTTGTTtgtctgttttttatttttcttctttgatctgtttatttaaatctcaatttCATATACCATCCAATCCCacccatataaataaataaatatgaaacatCCAAACCTCCAAGCCCTCTTCTACAATCTTTTAGATTCTTGAACTGAAATTGGTGGGACGTAGGAACTAGAAACTACTAGCAAAGCAAGTACTTGCTGTGGGCTCTGATTTACCACGGCGCCCGCCCCCCATCAATATATATCTATCagtagatattatttttttaattgtgctTCCAGTGTGCTTGCCGCCCAGCTTCCACGTGGCCATCCCCACCACGCGACCCCCTTTTGATTTACCAACACATTATCTCTTTCTCTATcgtttccctttttcttttttaaaataaacagaataaataattaattaattctctctCTGTCCCTTCCCCTCGGCTCTCCCttatcttcttattattatatttgtttgtttagcCACGTAATACATTTATCCACCCATGCTACTGGTGAGCTCATTTCTGATGCTCCCCCAGGTGCACAATCAATAATACAGCCGTCCGTCCCACTGGGTTGGCACTTGGCAGTATCATTAATTTGGATGCATCACAAATTTACAATTCACTATTGCTAGTTGAATGTCTCAGCAGCCAGTTGAATGAAtgcttacccaaaaaaataaaaaagcctatATTTTTCCCATTCTTTATTCCAGATATGCAAATAACaacttcaaataataaataataataaaaaaaacattcgAATACATTTACTGTTCGTAAATAGCTGGCTATTGTACATAGCACCTGGTATCGCCCAAGATGTT comes from Ziziphus jujuba cultivar Dongzao chromosome 6, ASM3175591v1 and encodes:
- the LOC107407619 gene encoding uncharacterized protein LOC107407619, which produces MILVAIMAELLEEYTALLARMLEHMFQSAPFPGRVRFLILRNLPFVSYGYAPPLIRAPPA